In the Vulpes lagopus strain Blue_001 chromosome 16, ASM1834538v1, whole genome shotgun sequence genome, one interval contains:
- the CBY2 gene encoding protein chibby homolog 2 isoform X2 gives MSPLECSECFGDQLLHRTYTWHLTLRGTAEPFLRLHNLYPTPRCARQAALPRLSRRVVSQHSYPLNRFSSVPLDPMERPTSQADLELDYNPPRVQLSDEMFVFQDGRWVNENCRLQSPYFSPSSSFHHKLHHKRLAKEYLLQEENKALREENKALREENRTLRKENKILQVFWEEHKATLGHDESRASSPLLHKDNVALEVVKKDTALQMHRSKENSTLQLLREENRALQQLLEQRKAYWVQTEEKVGPGEENKTAPLPHEEAHVPGLLPDQSTGLSSPFEESKGPSTPQEDSKTLRVLRQMVGNLSGSSGDEEMKAGSGLPDGSQSLELLREMNQVLQALREENQNLQILREENRLLQEENRALHVLREKHRIFQEENKALWENNKLKLQQKLVIDTVTEVTARMEMLIEELYAFMPAKNKDPKKPSRV, from the coding sequence AGGGGCACAGCCGAGCCTTTCCTGAGGCTCCACAATTTGTACCCCACCCCACGCTGTGCCAGGCAGGCTGCCCTGCCCAGGCTGAGCCGCAGAGTGGTCAGCCAGCACTCCTACCCGCTGAATCGCTTCTCCTCTGTGCCCTTGGACCCCATGGAGCGCCCCACTTCCCAGGCAGACCTCGAGCTGGATTACAACCCTCCTCGGGTGCAGCTCAGCGATGAAATGTTTGTCTTCCAGGATGGGCGGTGGGTGAACGAAAACTGCCGCCTCCAGTCCCCGTacttctctccatcctcctcttTCCACCATAAGCTGCACCACAAGAGGCTGGCCAAGGAGTACCTGCTGCAGGAGGAGAACAAGGCCCTTCGGGAGGAGAACAAGGCCCTGCGGGAGGAGAACAGGACCCTCCGGAAAGAGAACAAGATCCTGCAGGTCTTCTGGGAGGAGCACAAGGCCACACTGGGCCATGATGAGAGCAGGGCATCCTCGCCACTGCTGCACAAGGACAATGTGGCCCTGGAGGTGGTGAAGAAGGACACAGCCTTGCAGATGCACCGCAGCAAGGAGAACAGCACCCTTCAGCTCCTCAGGGAAGAGAACAGGGCCCTGCAGCAGCTGTTGGAGCAGAGGAAGGCCTACTGGGTGCAGACGGAGGAGAAGGTAGGCCCCGGGGAGGAAAACAAGACAGCCCCCTTGCCTCATGAGGAGGCCCATGTGCCTGGGCTGCTGCCAGACCAGAGCACAGGCCTCTCCTCACCTTTTGAGGAGTCCAAGGGGCCGTCGACCCCCCAGGAGGACTCCAAGACACTCCGGGTCCTACGCCAGATGGTCGGTAACCTGTCTGGGTCTTCTGGGGATGAAGAGATGAAAGCCGGCTCGGGCCTGCCGGATGGAAGCCAGTCCTTGGAGCTACTGAGAGAGATGAACCAGGTGCTGCAGGCCCTGCGGGAGGAGAACCAGAACCTGCAAATCCTCCGGGAAGAGAACCGCCTCCTGCAGGAGGAGAACAGGGCCCTTCACGTGCTTCGCGAGAAGCACAGAATCTTCCAGGAGGAGAACAAGGCCCTGTGGGAGAACAACAAGCTGAAGCTGCAGCAGAAGCTGGTCATCGACACGGTGACTGAGGTCACTGCCCGAATGGAGATGCTCATTGAGGAGCTCTACGCCTTCATGCCTGCCAAGAACAAGGACCCCAAGAAGCCCAGCAGAGTCTGA